One genomic region from Candidatus Endomicrobiellum trichonymphae encodes:
- a CDS encoding DnaA ATPase domain-containing protein, whose amino-acid sequence MIDDIQFLVGKEGSQEEFFHMFNSLKKQIVISSDRPPKDLKDVEERLISRFEWGIIADIQPPDLETRIAILRKKSEEEKIYIPDDVILHIATQIKSNIRQLEGSLLRITAFFSIYRNTFNCGFRTKNAQNH is encoded by the coding sequence TTGATAGACGACATACAGTTTCTAGTAGGCAAGGAAGGCTCGCAGGAAGAATTTTTCCACATGTTTAACAGTCTAAAAAAGCAGATAGTCATTTCGTCTGACAGACCGCCTAAAGATCTCAAAGACGTTGAAGAAAGACTCATTTCAAGATTTGAATGGGGTATTATAGCTGATATACAGCCACCGGATTTAGAGACAAGAATCGCAATTTTACGCAAAAAATCCGAAGAGGAAAAAATATATATCCCTGATGATGTTATTTTACATATAGCAACGCAGATCAAGTCAAACATAAGACAACTTGAGGGATCGCTTCTGAGAATAACAGCTTTTTTCAGCATTTACAGGAACACCTTTAACTGTGGATTCCGCACAAAAAATGCTCAAAATCATTAG
- a CDS encoding helix-turn-helix domain-containing protein, producing MKSKRRTDAVAFPRQIAMYLARTLTDEFSTNAIS from the coding sequence ATGAAATCAAAACGCAGGACAGACGCCGTTGCATTTCCAAGGCAAATCGCAATGTATCTTGCGAGAACGCTAACCGATGAATTTTCAACCAATGCTATTAGTTAG